The window TGATTTTTCCATGAATATCTGCAAAAGCTGGGAGAAAGAATTCTTTGCCGTCAAAAATGAAGAAATACGAAAAATTGCTCTTCGTACCTCTATCGTTTTTGGAAATAATGGCGGTGCCTTTCCAAAACTTAAAATGATTACGAAGCTGGGCTTGGGAGGAAAACAGGGAAGAGGTAATCAGATGGTAAGTTGGATTCATATTGATGATTTTTGTAAAGCAGTAGAATGGATTATTCAACATGAGAATACGTCGGGCACGATCAATATAACTGCTCCAGCTCCGGTTTCCAATGAAAATATGATGAAAAAATTAAGAAAAGAATTGAAAATACCTTTTGGGCTCAATGCTCCTGTCTGGCAGCTGGAAATTGCAGCTATATTCCTGGATACAGAAACCGAATTACTCTTAAAAAGCCGGAATGTTTATCCTGAAAGACTCATAAAAGATGGATTTCAGTTTTCCTATCCCGGATTTGATGAAGCTATTCTTAATCTCTTGGAATCCTAATGTTTGCGGATTTCCCAAAGGATAATTAAATTAGCGGAAAACTATCCCATATGCTGGTTATACCCAAAATAAAACCCTTTTTCCTTTCATCTTTTTTAATTAGTTCAATAGTATTTTCACAGGCTCATAATGTGTCTGATGGATATCAGAAACCCACAGATCCTTTGGTTGCCCAGAATCTGGACCAGTGGCAGGATATGAAATTCGGACTGTTTATGCATTGGGGAACTTACAGCCAGTGGGGAATTGTTGAAAGCTGGAGCTTATGCCCCGAAGACGAATCATGGACACAGAGAAAACCTGAGCACGGAAAATCTTATGACGAATATGTAAAAAATTATGAAAACCTTCAGACAACTTTTAATCCAACACAGTTTAATCCTCAGAAATGGGCAGATGCCATAAAAAAAGCCGGAATGAAATACGTGGTTTTTACCACCAAGCATCATGATGGTTTTGCAATGTTTGATACCCAGCAGTCAGACTATAAAATCACTTCTCCTAAGACACCCTTTTCAAAACATCCAAAATCAGATGTAACGAAAGAAATTTTCAATACCTTCAGAAAAGAAGGATTTAAAATCGGAGCTTACTTTTCAAAGCCTGACTGGCATTCCGATGATTACTGGTGGTCTTACTTTCCACCAAAAGACAGAAACGTCAATTATGATCCGAAGAAATATCCGGAAAGATGGGAGAATTTTAAAAAATTCACTTTCAATCAGCTGAATGAGATCACTTCCAATTATGGAAAAATTGATATTCTTTGGTTAGATGGAGGATGGGTACGTCCTTTTCACACCATAGATCAGAAAGTGGAATGGCAGCGCACCATCAAAGTGGAGCAGGACATTGATATGGATAAAATAGGAACGATGGCCAAAAAAAATCAGCCGGGAATCATCATTGTAGACCGTACTGTTCCCGGCAAATGGGAAAACTATGTTACTCCAGAACAGGCAGTTCCGGAACATGCTCTTTCCATCCCTTGGGAAAGCTGTATCACAATGGGAGATTCCTTTTCCTATGTTCCGAATGACAATTATAAAACCTCCCAGAAGATCATTGAAACCTTGGTTAAAATCATTTCAAGGGGAGGAAACTATCTCATGAATATTGCTCCCGGACCGAATGGTGATTATGATCCAATAGTCTATGAAAGATTGCAGCAGATTTCCGGGTGGATGGAGAAAAATCAGTCTGCGGTTTTTGCAACCAGAAGTATTGCACCCTATCACGAAGGAAGCTACTATTATACCCAAAGTAAGGACCATCATACAGTAAATGTATTTCATATTGATGAACAGTCAGAATATAAGGCTCCGGCAGCACTTACCTTTTCCATCCCGGAAAACTTTAAGCCAAAATCTTTAAAAATATTAGGTCTTTCTTCAAAAATTCAATGGAAAACAACAACAGAAAATACGCTTGAAATCAAATTGCCTGAAGAAAGAAAAAATCTGAAATATGCAACCGTAATTCAAATCGTGCAATAATGAGACTATTTCGTTTTAACCTTACAGGAGTAGCATTATTGTTGAATGTGGTGATTATTTCTGCCCAAAAACTTTTATATAAAGACCCAAAACAACCCATTGAAGTAAGAGTTCAGGATCTGTTGAAGAGAATGACACCTGAAGAAAAATTCTGGCAGTGTTTTATGATTCCCGGAGATTTAGATAACGTCCCGAAGGAACAATATTCTCATGGAATTTTTGGGTTGCAGGTGAGCGCAGGAAACCAAGGTGGCGGAGCAGCAGGGCAGTTATTGAAATATAATGCCAATGAAGATGCAGAAAGATTGGTGAAAAAAATCAATGCTATTCAGAAATATTTCGTGGAAGAATCAAGATTAGGAATCCCGATTATTCCCTTTGACGAAGCCTTACACGGACTGGTGAGAGAAGGAGCAACTGCCTTTCCACAGGCAATTGGTTTGGCTGCTACTTTCAACCCAGAGTTGATGAATAAAGTCTCAACAGCAATTGCAAAAGAATCCAAATTGAGAGGAATCCGTCAGATTCTGACGCCTGTAGTGAATCTGGCCAGTGATGTGAGATGGGGCAGGACGGAGGAAACTTATGGTGAAGATCCCTTTCTGACCTCAGTAATGGGAGTCAGTTTCGTTAGTTCATTTGAAAATATAGGAATCATAACAACTCCGAAACACTTTCTGGCCAATGTAGGAGAAGGTGGAAGAGATTCATACCCGATTCATTGGAGCAAAAGATATCTTGAAGAAACGCATTTAATACCTTTTAACAATGCTTTTACAAAAGGAAAAAGCCGCTCAGTAATGACCTCTTATAATCTTCTTGATGGGAGACCTTCAACAGCAAATCATTGGCTGTTAACAGAAAAGTTAAAAAAAGACTGGGATTTCAAAGGCTTTGTCATCAGTGATGCAAGTGCGGTAGGAGGAGCAAATGTGCTGCATTTTACGGCAAAAGATTATGATGATGCTTCTGCACAGGCAATCAATGCAGGGCTGGATGTAATTTTCCAGACAGAATACAAACATTATGAGCTCTTTATTCCTCCGTTTTTGGATGGAAGAATCTCAAAAGAAAGAATTGATGATGCCGTCTCAAGAGTATTGAGAGCAAAGTTTGAACTTGGATTATTTGAAAACCCTTACGTTTCACTCAAAGAAATTGAAGAATTAAAAAAGCTTAATCACAAGCCTCTGGCAGAAAAAACAGCTGCAGAATCTTTTGTTTTGCTTCAGAACAATAACCAGACCCTTCCTGTTCCCGGAAATGTAAAAAAAATTCTGGTGGTAGGAACAGATGCTGCTGATGCCAGATTAGGTGGTTATTCCGGGCCGGGAAATAAAAAAATAAATATTGTAGACGGAATTAAAAATTATGTCAGAGATAAAAACATTGAAGTCGTTTATTCAAAAGGGATTGATTGGAATGTAAAGGATTTTACCACAATTTCCAATGAATATTTATCCTCCGAAAATAAAAAAGGATTAAAAGGATTCTATTTCTCTAATATTGATTTAAAAGGAAATCCTGCTTTTGAAAAACAGGATGAACAGATTAATTTTAAGTGGACCTTATATTCTCCTGATCCTGAAAAACTTCAATCGGATCATTACAGCATTCGTTGGACAGGAAAACTGGAAGCACCGGATTCAGGAAAATATCAACTAGGATTGCGGGGAAATGACGGCTTCAGATTATACCTTGATGGCAAATTAGCTATTGACCAATGGGAAAAACTAAGCTATTCCACCAAAATGGTTGATGTAGATTTTGTAAAAGGGAAAAAATATGACATAACGATAGAGTTTCATGAAAACAGGGGTGAAGCTAATCTTGAACTGATCTGGAACTACGGACTTCATAAGTACCAGAAAGAATATAAGGAAGCTTTAAATCTTGCTCAGAATGCAGATTATATCATCGTTGCTGCCGGAATTCATGAAGGCGAATTTCAGGACCGTTCCTCCTTGAGTTTACCCGGAAATCAGGAATTATTTATTCAGGAAATTTCAAAATTGAAAAAACCGGTAACAGTAGTTTTAGTAGGAGGATCTGCTATAAAAACAACCGCCTGGAAAGATGAAGTAGGAGCAATCTTAGATGTTTGGTATCCCGGTGAAGAAGGAGGAAATGCCGTGGCAAAAACTCTTTTCGGTGCTGAAAATCCATCAGGGAAACTGCCCATCACTTTTCCGGTCGAAGAAGGCCAGCTGCCTTTGACTTATAATCATCATCCAACGGGAAGAGGAAATGATTATCATGACCTGAGTGGTGAGCCATTGTATCCGTTTGGATTTGGTTTAAGTTATACCACCTTTGAAATCTCCGGATTGCAATTGAACAAAACAAAATATTCAGAAAATGAAACTATTATTGCCAAAGTCAACATAAAAAATACAGGTTCAAGAGCAGGAAGTGAAGTGGTTCAGCTGTATGTGAAAGACTTGCTGGCTACAGTTTCCAGACCGGTGATTGAGCTCAAAGGATTTCAGAAAGTAGAATTGCAGCCGGGAGAATCAAAATCTGTCACCATTGAAGTTCCCATAAAGCAATTACAGTTCCTGAACGAAAAAATGGAATGGGTTGTAGAAAAAGGAACTTACAGGATTATGGTCGGCAATTCATCCAGGAACTTACCATTAAAACAGAATATTGAAGTTTTATAGTTAAATTAAAAAACAAAAGAGCAGAAATTTCTGCTCTTTTTTATTATATTTTTTTGAAGATATCTAGTATTTTCTGGCTAGTAAAACATTCAATAAGAATGTTCCTGCCCAGTTACTGTTATTGGTAGTGGCACCATTCGTACCAATAAAATCTACACGGGCAACAGATACGGTAAGCCTGGTTTTACCACCTGTACCATTATTGGCAAGGCTTACAAAAGATGCTGTAAATACATCCGGGAAACTTGAGTTATTTCCTGCAGTAAGAATAGGATACATATTGTTAACATTGAAAGGAGTACCCTGATATTCATAAACCAGGGTCATTCTGCTTGTATTGGAGTAGGCAGCTGTATGAGCCCTGTCTACAGATGTTTTACTCACGATCCACCATCTGTCAGTTGCAGAACCTGAATCATAACCTGCATTAGCGTGATTGGTCCAGTCGGCAAGAGCTGCTGTTCCAAGCGCATGAGGAGGAATAAAAAACTGTGTACCGTAGATCTCCACATTGCTCGGCTTAGGAAGAACTGTAAAAGACAGATCCCATGTTCCGCCAGTTGTATTACCGTTGTTCACCACTTCAGCATAGGCTCCGATAGGAATCACAAAAGAAGCAACAGGAGTATTGTCAATTCTTAATGTATTACCACTGGAAGCCTGGAGTGTGATATTATTCGGCGAAATGTTTTTGATCTTATAAATTCTTCCCGTAAAACTTGTTGTTCCGGTTCCGATGACAGGAAGGGTAAATGTGGCATCGGCTGCTCCATTATAAGTGATGTAATGATCGGTAGCCAGAATATTATAAGCAGTGGATGTGACTTCACTATAGCCAGCCCTTAAGGAACCATTGACGGCAAGCGTACTGTTAGGGGTTGTTGTATTAATACCTACTTGTGCAGTTAAGGGAAGGGCTCCAAATAAAAGGATCGAGATGTATTTTTTCATTGTGTAAGAAATTTGAGTTCTATCAAATATAGAAAAAAAATAACTAAAAATTAGTTAAAGCTTAATAAATTATATTTATTTTAATTAAATCACTATATAGCATTGAATTATTAAACCAATCTGCACGGAACTTCCAAATCTTCGGTAAGATAATAGCTGCAGCAAAGACGGTGATAACCATCAGCAATGATCAGCTCATTTTGACCTCTAACCAACAATATTGGCGATAGTTTTTTATTTTTTTCTACTTTTTTGAGGTTTTCTTTCACATGAATATTGGTCTCAGGAAGCAGGGGAAGCTTACTTGCTCTTAAAATATCTTTTGATTTTTTTGTTATTGTAGAGGCCGATTTTAATTTTTCAACCATTTTTCTGGCTTTATCCGGTTCAAAAAGGAGTTCCAGATAATCCTGTGCTGCAGGAAAATCGTGGGATTCAGGTTCTTTCATCCAGATACTGTTTTTGGTCAGATTACCCTTTTTTGCAGACATCTTCATAAGTGTTTATTAAAAGATAAATGTATGAAAAATAGATGGTAATTAACCATCATTATTTCAAATGAGTCAATGATTTTACAATATGGATTTTACTTTCTTAAAAAAAATATTGGTATGATATATGCAAGATTTATCATGAACCGGAATGAATTTAATTAAAACTATTGAATTGATTGAAATCATTCAAAAATATGAACATTATGAAAAAGTTATTAATTTCAACAGTATTGTTATTAGGTTTATCCATGAATGTTTTTGCGCAAAAACATCCACCAGCACCCCCACACCCTTCAAAAAGCGAGCTGGTTAATATTAAAATGCAAGAGCTTACCAAAAAATACAATCTTGAGAAAAAGCTGATTCTTAATCATCCGTTGGCTACCAAACAGATGAAGAGAGACCAGATGAAAGCCTTAAATCAAAGATATGCAACTGAAAAACGATTACTTAAACAGGCAAAATAATACAGTATTTTTGCAGTTATTAAAATTTGAAAAACAGATTTTTATGCTGTGAGTTTTGATAAATTTTCAAAGTATAATAAAATTTATTGAAAGAGAGTGCGTTTTGAGCTCTCTTTCTTTGTTTAAAATTAAATAAAATCGCCTTGTTGATACATTTTAAGATCAGTCTGCGGAAACATTAAACATCCAATATTTTTCCTTAAATTCGCATAAAAATTTTTAAAGTAATGAATTACGATATTATTGTCATTGGAAGTGGTCCTGGTGGATATGTTACTGCGATCAGAGCAGCGCAATTAGGTTTCAAAACCGCAATTATCGAGAAAGAAAATTTAGGAGGAATCTGCCTTAACTGGGGATGTATTCCAACTAAAGCTTTATTGAAATCTGCTCAGGTTTTTCATTATATCAACCATGCTGAAGATTATGGTTTGAATAAAGTGGAGGCAAGCTTTGAATTCCCGAATGTAATTCAGAGAAGCCGTGGTGTTGCCAGCAAAATGAGCAAAGGAATCGAATTCTTGATGAAAAAGAATAAGATTGACGTAATTCTTGGTACTGCAAAAGTACAGAAAGGTAAAAAAGTTTCTGTGACAGATAAAGAAGGTAAAGTAACTGAATATACAGGTACTCATATCATTATCGCTACAGGAGCTCGTTCAAGAGAATTACCAAACTTGCCACAGGATGGTAAAAAAGTAATCGGATACAGACAGGCATTATCTCTTCCTGAGCAGCCAAAATCTATGATTGTTGTAGGTTCTGGAGCTATCGGGGTAGAATTTGCTGATTTCTATAACACAATGGGAACAAAAGTAACTGTTGTTGAATTTATGCCAAACATCGTACCTGTAGAAGACGAAGAAATCTCTAAACACTTAGAGAAATCTCTGAAAAAAACAGGAATCGAGATCATGACAAACGCTTCTGTAGAAAGTGTTGATACAAGCGGTGAAGGTGTAAAAGCTACTGTGAAAACAGCTAACGGAAACATTACGCTTGAAGCTGATATCTTATTATCTGCTGTAGGTATTGCTGCTAATATCGAGAACATCGGATTGGAAGAAGTAGGAATCCAGACAGATAAAGGAAGAGTATTGGTAAACGAATGGTACGAAACTTCAGTACCAGGTTACTACGCCATTGGAGATATCATTCCAACTCAGGCATTAGCTCACGTTGCTTCTGCAGAAGGAATCACTTGTGTTGAGAAAATCAAAGGAATGCACGTTGAAAAAATCGACTATGGCAATATCCCTGGATGTACTTACTGTCACCCTGAAGTCGCTTCTGTAGGTCTTACTGAAAAGCAGGCTAAAGAAAAAGGATACGAAATCAAAGTTGGTAAATTCCCTCTTTCCGCAAGTGGTAAAGCTACTGCAAACGGAAACACAGACGGATTTATCAAAGTGATCTTCGATGCAAAATATGGTGAATGGTTAGGATGCCACATGATTGGTGAAGGAGTAACGGATATGGTTGCTGAAGCTGTTGTAGCTAGAAAATTAGAAACTACAGGTCATGAGATCATCAAATCTATCCACCCGCACCCAACAGTTTCTGAAGCTATTATGGAAGCTGCTGCTGCTGCTTACGGTGAAGTGATTCACATTTAATCTGAAAAAGATATAGAAATCTATATAAAAAGCCCGGAGAAGTCCGGGCTTTTTTCGTTGATACTAATCTGAAATATAAACCAAACCTAACAGGTTTTTGAAACCTGTTAGGTTTATTACTTATTATCCGTTTTTCTTAAAAGGTTTCTGATGAAATTTTAGCTTGCATACAATGGATTTTCTTAAAATAATTTTAAAATCAGCATATTTATAAAAATTAACTCTATTATCTCATGCTGTTTCCTTACATTTATTCTATGAATTTTGACAGAGTAGGACTTGTTTTATCAGGCGGCGGTACCAAAGGAATCGCTCATGCAGGAGTATTAAAATTCTTACAGGAAAAAGGGATTGACGTAGATATCCTTTCCTGCTGTAGTGCAGGTTCTATTGTAGGATGTCTTCATGCTATCGGAAAAACTCCGGAAGAAATTCTGGAATTTTTCAATTCTGTGTATTTTTTCAATTGGAAACATTTTACATTCAATCAGCCGGGACTTGTTTCTTCAGTGATTTTCAGGAATTATCTGAAGCCTATTTTCCATGAAATGAAATTGGGTGATCTCGATATTGAAGTGAAAATTGTGGCAACAGAACTGGTTTCCGGGACTCAGAAGATTTTTGATAAAGATTTTGAGATTGTGGATGCCATCATTGCTTCGTGTTCCATTCCCGGAATTACAACTCCTTACATCATTGGTGAGGAAATGTAT of the Chryseobacterium viscerum genome contains:
- a CDS encoding TIGR01777 family oxidoreductase; amino-acid sequence: MKIIIAGGTGFLGENLEKYFTEKGNQVYILTRNPKRKNEIYWDAQTIGKWKNSLEKADVLINLTGKSVDCRYHEKNKQEIYSSRIDSTRILQRAVDQCSEKPRVWLNASSATIYVHSEKHLNTEENGIIGDDFSMNICKSWEKEFFAVKNEEIRKIALRTSIVFGNNGGAFPKLKMITKLGLGGKQGRGNQMVSWIHIDDFCKAVEWIIQHENTSGTINITAPAPVSNENMMKKLRKELKIPFGLNAPVWQLEIAAIFLDTETELLLKSRNVYPERLIKDGFQFSYPGFDEAILNLLES
- a CDS encoding alpha-L-fucosidase, translated to MLVIPKIKPFFLSSFLISSIVFSQAHNVSDGYQKPTDPLVAQNLDQWQDMKFGLFMHWGTYSQWGIVESWSLCPEDESWTQRKPEHGKSYDEYVKNYENLQTTFNPTQFNPQKWADAIKKAGMKYVVFTTKHHDGFAMFDTQQSDYKITSPKTPFSKHPKSDVTKEIFNTFRKEGFKIGAYFSKPDWHSDDYWWSYFPPKDRNVNYDPKKYPERWENFKKFTFNQLNEITSNYGKIDILWLDGGWVRPFHTIDQKVEWQRTIKVEQDIDMDKIGTMAKKNQPGIIIVDRTVPGKWENYVTPEQAVPEHALSIPWESCITMGDSFSYVPNDNYKTSQKIIETLVKIISRGGNYLMNIAPGPNGDYDPIVYERLQQISGWMEKNQSAVFATRSIAPYHEGSYYYTQSKDHHTVNVFHIDEQSEYKAPAALTFSIPENFKPKSLKILGLSSKIQWKTTTENTLEIKLPEERKNLKYATVIQIVQ
- a CDS encoding beta-glucosidase; translation: MRLFRFNLTGVALLLNVVIISAQKLLYKDPKQPIEVRVQDLLKRMTPEEKFWQCFMIPGDLDNVPKEQYSHGIFGLQVSAGNQGGGAAGQLLKYNANEDAERLVKKINAIQKYFVEESRLGIPIIPFDEALHGLVREGATAFPQAIGLAATFNPELMNKVSTAIAKESKLRGIRQILTPVVNLASDVRWGRTEETYGEDPFLTSVMGVSFVSSFENIGIITTPKHFLANVGEGGRDSYPIHWSKRYLEETHLIPFNNAFTKGKSRSVMTSYNLLDGRPSTANHWLLTEKLKKDWDFKGFVISDASAVGGANVLHFTAKDYDDASAQAINAGLDVIFQTEYKHYELFIPPFLDGRISKERIDDAVSRVLRAKFELGLFENPYVSLKEIEELKKLNHKPLAEKTAAESFVLLQNNNQTLPVPGNVKKILVVGTDAADARLGGYSGPGNKKINIVDGIKNYVRDKNIEVVYSKGIDWNVKDFTTISNEYLSSENKKGLKGFYFSNIDLKGNPAFEKQDEQINFKWTLYSPDPEKLQSDHYSIRWTGKLEAPDSGKYQLGLRGNDGFRLYLDGKLAIDQWEKLSYSTKMVDVDFVKGKKYDITIEFHENRGEANLELIWNYGLHKYQKEYKEALNLAQNADYIIVAAGIHEGEFQDRSSLSLPGNQELFIQEISKLKKPVTVVLVGGSAIKTTAWKDEVGAILDVWYPGEEGGNAVAKTLFGAENPSGKLPITFPVEEGQLPLTYNHHPTGRGNDYHDLSGEPLYPFGFGLSYTTFEISGLQLNKTKYSENETIIAKVNIKNTGSRAGSEVVQLYVKDLLATVSRPVIELKGFQKVELQPGESKSVTIEVPIKQLQFLNEKMEWVVEKGTYRIMVGNSSRNLPLKQNIEVL
- the lpdA gene encoding dihydrolipoyl dehydrogenase: MNYDIIVIGSGPGGYVTAIRAAQLGFKTAIIEKENLGGICLNWGCIPTKALLKSAQVFHYINHAEDYGLNKVEASFEFPNVIQRSRGVASKMSKGIEFLMKKNKIDVILGTAKVQKGKKVSVTDKEGKVTEYTGTHIIIATGARSRELPNLPQDGKKVIGYRQALSLPEQPKSMIVVGSGAIGVEFADFYNTMGTKVTVVEFMPNIVPVEDEEISKHLEKSLKKTGIEIMTNASVESVDTSGEGVKATVKTANGNITLEADILLSAVGIAANIENIGLEEVGIQTDKGRVLVNEWYETSVPGYYAIGDIIPTQALAHVASAEGITCVEKIKGMHVEKIDYGNIPGCTYCHPEVASVGLTEKQAKEKGYEIKVGKFPLSASGKATANGNTDGFIKVIFDAKYGEWLGCHMIGEGVTDMVAEAVVARKLETTGHEIIKSIHPHPTVSEAIMEAAAAAYGEVIHI
- a CDS encoding patatin-like phospholipase family protein — translated: MNFDRVGLVLSGGGTKGIAHAGVLKFLQEKGIDVDILSCCSAGSIVGCLHAIGKTPEEILEFFNSVYFFNWKHFTFNQPGLVSSVIFRNYLKPIFHEMKLGDLDIEVKIVATELVSGTQKIFDKDFEIVDAIIASCSIPGITTPYIIGEEMYCDGGVLNNFPADIIRDECDKLIGVFVSPPNEAKIKDLNSIKAIVSRSYDLLSYRIEKVKFEYCDWFISSQKLSSYGTFERRKDRLEEIFNIGYKAAKESYEASGFFEELKQSGT